One Lucilia cuprina isolate Lc7/37 chromosome 4, ASM2204524v1, whole genome shotgun sequence DNA segment encodes these proteins:
- the LOC111690254 gene encoding protein HGH1 homolog: protein MESLAEFVQFMQPTQRLDLKAVALTHVLGLTGSPEGKAAILSLDDMLIALFNLTTDATLAISKDSVLCLINLTADEDGAIKIFQTAKQVHPKFEIVSAAVKHITDENSELADPWTMVLSNLTRVESLAHEILDELEKDPKTLLNLAKAFAKLDYNKKKAKLHYLAPIFCNLTQTTRGRELFCHNKYNLLDKILPFASYEESIVRRGGTIGILKNICFDPVYHDIILRETDDILYAILYPLCGPEEFSDEENEMLPLELQYLPETKTREEDPDLRKMLLESLLQLCSTKKSREQLRQKGVYEILRELHKWEAKEGKDKECLLACENVVDILIKREDEIGLDNYKQVSVPEDVAEKFVKEDQEYLKDLL, encoded by the exons ATGGAAAGTTTGGCAGAATTTGTACAATTTATGCAACCAACACAAAGATTGGATTTAAAGGCGGTGGCACTAACTCATGTCTTGG GTCTTACTGGTTCACCAGAAGGAAAAGCAGCTATATTATCATTGGATGATATGTTAATAGCTTTATTTAACTTAACCACCGATGCTACTTTGGCCATTTCAAAAGATTCTGTTTTGTGTTTGATTAATCTAACAGCCGATGAGGATGGCGCtatcaaaattttccaaactgCTAAACAAGTGCATCCG aaatttgaaatagTGTCTGCTGCTGTTAAACATATTACAGACGAAAACTCTGAATTGGCTGATCCTTGGACTATGGTTTTGAGTAATCTCACACGTGTGGAGTCTTTGGCTCATGAAATTCTAGATGAATTGGAAAAAGATCCAAAAACTTTATTGAATTTAGCTAAAGCTTTTGCCAAACTAGACTACAATAAAAAGAAGGCTAAACTGCACTATTTGGCACCCATCTTCTGCAACTTGACACAAACAACTAGAGGTCGTGAATTGTTTTGCCACAACAAATACAATCTACTGGACAAGATTTTACCTTTCGCTTCTTATGAGGAATCTATAGTAAGACGAGGCGGCACAATTGGCATTCTTAAGAATATTTGCTTTGATCCCGTGTACCACGATATTATTTTAAGGGAAACCGATGACATTCTTTATGCCATTTTATATCCACTATGTGGTCCCGAAGAGTTTTCAGATGAGGAAAATGAAATGTTGCCACTGGAGTTGCAA TACTTACCAGAAACCAAGACGCGTGAAGAAGATCCTGATTTGCGCAAAATGCTTTTAGAATCTTTGCTACAATtatgttcaacaaaaaaatctcgTGAACAACTAAGACAAAAGGGTGTCTATGAAATTCTACGTGAACTGCATAAATGGGAGGCTAAAGAAGGCAAAGACAAGGAATGTCTATTGGCTTGCGAAAatgttgttgacattttaataaa GAGAGAAGACGAAATTGGTTTGGACAACTACAAACAGGTGTCTGTACCCGAAGATGTTGCCGAAAAGTTCGTTAAAGAAGATCAGGAATATTTGAAGGATTTGCTGtag
- the LOC111690256 gene encoding uncharacterized protein LOC111690256, whose amino-acid sequence MPLPLLPFNLWSLTITGLVCAILMTTITNVFAIDCFKCVSYNGTNKACDDPFHNNYSTGILESPCMGGRKGRNGLFPATACIKIAGYYDDNGETITVRGCALDSGTLTTDTEIVRMSHCGKFYYDDRYVHGCLQSCSDADACNTASQTLHISSTTSLRLKYLLTSLVVIFMNNYQLDTTR is encoded by the exons ATGCCGCTACCGTTGCTGCCTTTTAACTTGTGGTCTTTAACCATTACAGGACTTGTATGTGCTATATTgatgacaacaataacaaatg tttttgcCATCGACTGTTTCAAATGTGTTTCATATAATGGCACCAACAAGGCTTGTGATGATCCTTTTCACAATAATTACTCAACCGGTATATTGGAATCACCGTGCATGGGTGGACGTAAAGGTAGAAATGGATTGTTTCCAGCTACAGCATGCATTAAAATTGCTGGTTACTATG ATGACAATGGTGAAACTATAACAGTGAGAGGTTGTGCTCTAGATAGTGGCACTTTAACTACAGACACGGAAATCGTACGTATGTCACACTGTGGCAAATTCTATTACGATGACAG ATACGTACATGGCTGTCTGCAGAGTTGTAGCGATGCCGATGCCTGTAATACCGCCTCCCAAACTCTACACATATCATCAACGACATCCCTTagattaaaatatttgctgACATCCTTAGttgtaatatttatgaataattatCAATTGGATACCACCAGGTAG